A window of Flavobacterium psychrophilum genomic DNA:
CGGTGGCCACTACGCCCTGCACGCTGCAAAAAGCGTGCTACACCTTTAGGCCCACCTACCTGCACTACGGTTTCTACAGGAGCAAAATCTACGCCTAAGTCAAGGCTCGAGGTACATACAACGGCACGCAACTGTTCATCGCGTATGGCCTGTTCTACCCATTGCCGGGTTTCGCGGCTTATGCTGCCGTGATGCATAGCCATATCACCAGCAAACTCAGGATATTTCTCTAGCAGTTTCTGATACCATATTTCGCATTGTGCACGCACGTTTGTAAATATCAGCGTAGTACGGCTTTGCTTAATGATCTTTGCAACCTCATCTACAAGATGCAACCCCATATGCCCGCGCCACGGATAAGCATCCATCTTTTCGGGGATTACTGAAAGTACATTTATCTTTTTATTGATGTGTGCCCTTATAAGTGTCGAATTTTTCAGGGCTTCAGAGTCGGGACCAAGCAGTACTTCCATTGCCTGTTGAAGGTTACCAATAGTGGCTGATATTCCCCATATGCGCATTTTTGGCGCAACGGTTTTTAAACGGGATAAAGCCAGTTCTACCTGCACACCGCGCTTTGTACCCAATAGCTCGTGCCATTCGTCAATAATTATGGCAGTGCACCCTTTAAATACCGCATCATATCCTTTAGATGCCAGCAATAGCTGAAGGCTTTCCGGAGTTGTAATCAGCAGGTCGGGCATTTTGGTTTTCTGGCGGCTCCGCTCGGTTGAAGAAGTATCACCTGTACGTACACCAACAGTTAATTGTGTACCCAGATCATCGGCAACACGTTCGGCGGCCTGTTTTATTTCTATAGACAACGCGCGAAGCGGGGTAATCCAAATGGCTTTTAGCCCAGGTTTATGCTTTGTTTTATACTCAGGATTCTTTTTGATATAGTCCATTACCACAGGAAACCACATGGCATAGGTTTTACCGCTACCGGTAGGTGCGTTAAGCAAGCCGTGTTTCCCTTGCAGGAAAGCGGTCCAGGTTTGTGTCTGAAACGGAAAAGGTTTCCATCCCCTGCCTTCAAACCAGCCGTTAGCAATATCAAATAGTTGTTCCCTGTTCATTTGTTATAGTTTTGCCACAAATTGTATTAATTTCAAAAATCATAGTGTGACGCAATTAGTGTAATTCGTGGCTTATCTTACTTCGGTATCATATTTTTCAGATCGTCAATAGTGTTTGCATCATCTATATTTTTATCAAGTCGCCAACGTAATATCCGCGGAAAGCGTGTTGCTACCCCGCTTTTATGCCTCCCGGAAAGCGATATGCCTTCAAAACCTATCTCAAACACCAGTTTAGGAGTTACGCTTCTTACAGGGCCAAAACGGTCGAGCGTATTTTTTTTAATGAAGTCATCTACCTGTCTAAATTCGGCATCGGTAAGTCCGCTATATGCTTTTGCGAAAGTCACAAGTTCTTTTGTGCCATCTTCATTGGTCTGCCAAAGGGCAAACGTATAATCAGTAAACAGGGTAGAGCGTCTTCCGCTTCCGCGCATAGCGTAAGTAAGTACGGCGTCTATAGCAAACGGATCTAGTTTCCATTTCCACCAATCGCCTTTTTTACGACCGACGAGATACGGAGAGTCTTTCCGCTTAAACATCAGCCCTTCGCTTCTAAGTTCGCGTGCCTGTTGCTTTTCGCGCTGGGCATCATCCCAACTATCAAATGCTATGCGTTCTGAAAGCTGTAACGGAATCGCAAAGGTTTTTACCTGTTCGTATAATTGCTCCAGTAGTTGCCTTCGTTCCTCGTATGGCTTCTGACGGATGTCTTCACCATTCCATTCCAACAAGTCATAGGCTTTAATAATAACGGGCGTCTTTTTTAGCAGTGCCGGTGAAACTGTTTTTCTTCCTATCCTTGTCTGCAAATCGTTAAAGGTACCAATGTTGTCATCCACCCAAGGCAGTATTTCGCCATCTATAACGGTACCGTCAGGAATTATACCCAAAAAATTATTGAACTCGGGGTACTTATCGGTTACCAGTTCTTCACCACGGCTCCACACATATAGTTGCCCTTCGCGGATAATAGTCTGCGACCGAATTCCATCCCATTTATGTTCGGCACTCCATTGCGAAACATCGCCTAGCGATTCGGGCTCGCCCTCTATGGCATACGCCAGATAGAACGGATACGGTTTTGAAAGGAAGTCCTGCGCTTTCTCATCGAGCACCAGATTTTGGAATGAAATACGATTCGGATCCCAGTCGCCCATAAGCTTATAAGCCAGAATATCTTCATCAACCCCAGTAGCTTTAGAAAGGGCACGGGTCATCAGTTTCTGGCTTACGCCGATTCTAAAGCTACCTGTAATAAGTTTAGTAAACACAAAACGTTCGTAATAATTCAGTGCCAGCCAGTTCGTGTGCAGGTACTCCCGCTTTTCATCATCGGGTTTCTTCTTGAGTGCAATCATTTCCTGAACATATTCGGTCAGGCTTTTATCAGAATGCTCTTTAGTTGTAGGGATTACCAATGCGATAGTCTCGGCAAGGTCGCCCACAATGTGATACGATTCCTCAAAAAGCCAAAGCGGAATATTTGCCAGTTCTGTAGCCCACATACGCAGTAGCGTAGTATTTACCGGGCGTGGCGGACGCCGGTGTGAAAGTATCGCGATTGTCCATACTCTATCGGTATCACCGGCATTGCGAAAGTATTCCGTTAAGGCATCAACCTTAACCGATGTTTTATTAGAGCTGTCGAGCGCTTTTATGAGTTCTGCAAAATTCTTCATAGCTCACCTCCTTCTTCACTAACTTCTGTCGGCGTTTTGGTTTCCGCTTCGCCTTCATCACCTTCATATTGAGTTTGTTCGGTACGCGCATCATAACCCTGCTCGCGCAGGTAAGCCGAAAATATATCGCTGTAACCGTGAGTACAAATTATTTTCTCTGCCCCTGTGGCTTTAATGCTTTCCAGTAATCCCTGCCAGTCGCAGTGATCGCTTAGTACAAAGCCTTTATCTATAGCCCTTCTGCGCCTCGCACCACGAAAAGCCATCCATCCGCTCGCCGACCCGGTTACGAAGGGTGTCATTTTTCTTATCCATGTACTGCCATGCGCACTAGGCGGTGCAAGTACAATTGAACCAAGTAAATCGTCTTTTTTAGTATCGCGTGTTACCAGTGTAGTGGGTGGAAAATCGACCATAGTACGCAGTACTTCCGTCATGTTTTCAACAGCGCCGTGCGTGTATATTTTGCCAATATCGGTATCCAGGTATTTAAGCAATCGCTGAGCCTTACCTAATGTATACCCAAATAGCACAGACGTTTTGCCTTCTGCCTTATTTTGCGCCCACCAGTTATTAACGTCGGTCATTACCTCAGCCTGTGGCAGCCACTTAAAAGCAGGAAGTCCAAAAGTATTCTCGGTAATAAAGGTGTGGCATTTAACCACTTCATACGGAGTAGATATTCCGTCGTCTTCGGTTTTGTAGTCGCCGGTAAACACCCATACTTCGCCTTTGTATTCAACGCGTATTTGCGCACTGCCAATAATATGGCCCGCAGGATGAAACGAGAATTTTACGCTGTTAATGGTAAATGTTTCTCCCCAGTCTTTACCGGTTACATTAATATCACCAAGCCTGTGCTTAATAATAGGCACGTTCATATGATGGGTAATGTACTGCTTGTGCCCCCACCGCGAGTGATCGCTATGCCCATGCGTAATAATGGCGTTATCCACCGGACGCCATGGGTCGAGGTATACATTGGCCTGAGCGCAATAGATACCTTTATCGTTGAAAGCCAGCAGGGGTTGTTTCATACCGTTGTTGTTGAGTACTTATAAAGTTACAACGGTACTATTTATTTATGGAGGGGCTTTCAGGGAAGT
This region includes:
- a CDS encoding ATP-dependent DNA ligase (catalyzes the ATP-dependent formation of a phosphodiester at the site of a single strand break in duplex DNA), which translates into the protein MKNFAELIKALDSSNKTSVKVDALTEYFRNAGDTDRVWTIAILSHRRPPRPVNTTLLRMWATELANIPLWLFEESYHIVGDLAETIALVIPTTKEHSDKSLTEYVQEMIALKKKPDDEKREYLHTNWLALNYYERFVFTKLITGSFRIGVSQKLMTRALSKATGVDEDILAYKLMGDWDPNRISFQNLVLDEKAQDFLSKPYPFYLAYAIEGEPESLGDVSQWSAEHKWDGIRSQTIIREGQLYVWSRGEELVTDKYPEFNNFLGIIPDGTVIDGEILPWVDDNIGTFNDLQTRIGRKTVSPALLKKTPVIIKAYDLLEWNGEDIRQKPYEERRQLLEQLYEQVKTFAIPLQLSERIAFDSWDDAQREKQQARELRSEGLMFKRKDSPYLVGRKKGDWWKWKLDPFAIDAVLTYAMRGSGRRSTLFTDYTFALWQTNEDGTKELVTFAKAYSGLTDAEFRQVDDFIKKNTLDRFGPVRSVTPKLVFEIGFEGISLSGRHKSGVATRFPRILRWRLDKNIDDANTIDDLKNMIPK
- a CDS encoding mRNA 3'-end processing factor, which translates into the protein MKQPLLAFNDKGIYCAQANVYLDPWRPVDNAIITHGHSDHSRWGHKQYITHHMNVPIIKHRLGDINVTGKDWGETFTINSVKFSFHPAGHIIGSAQIRVEYKGEVWVFTGDYKTEDDGISTPYEVVKCHTFITENTFGLPAFKWLPQAEVMTDVNNWWAQNKAEGKTSVLFGYTLGKAQRLLKYLDTDIGKIYTHGAVENMTEVLRTMVDFPPTTLVTRDTKKDDLLGSIVLAPPSAHGSTWIRKMTPFVTGSASGWMAFRGARRRRAIDKGFVLSDHCDWQGLLESIKATGAEKIICTHGYSDIFSAYLREQGYDARTEQTQYEGDEGEAETKTPTEVSEEGGEL